The following coding sequences lie in one Leucobacter allii genomic window:
- the glpK gene encoding glycerol kinase GlpK — protein sequence MSDYVLAIDQGTTSSRAIVFDRSGRVVSVGQQEHEQFMPQPGWVEHDAMQIWQHVQEVIGTALGRADLTGHDIAAVGITNQRETAVVWDRRTGLPVHRAIVWQDTRTQDIVDRLAADGGTDRFAPITGLPLASYFSASKIAWILEHVPGARERAEAGELLFGTTDSWVLWNLTGGPEGGVHVTDVTNASRTLLMDLRTLAWREDLLEAFGIPAAMMPEIRSSSEVYGVAETSSLLRGTPIAGILGDQQSATFGQAAFSAGESKNTYGTGCFLIFQTGEEIVHSANGLITTVAFQLGDGPAHYALEGSIAVTGSLIQWLRDQLGLIRSAPEVEQLARTVPDSGGVYFVPAFSGLFAPYWRPDARGAIVGLTRYSNRGHIARAALEAVAFQTRDVLDAVNADAGVPLTELRVDGGMVANEALMQFQADLLGVPVVRPEVTETTALGAAYAAGLAVGFWSGLDELRGKWREDRRWEPALDPAERERRVRAWRKAVTKSMDWVDDDTV from the coding sequence ATGAGCGACTACGTCCTCGCCATCGATCAGGGCACCACCTCGAGCCGTGCCATCGTCTTCGACCGCTCCGGCCGGGTCGTCTCGGTCGGCCAGCAGGAGCACGAGCAGTTCATGCCGCAGCCCGGCTGGGTCGAGCACGACGCGATGCAGATCTGGCAGCACGTGCAGGAGGTGATCGGCACCGCGCTCGGCAGGGCGGACCTCACGGGTCACGACATCGCCGCCGTCGGCATCACGAACCAGCGCGAGACGGCGGTGGTCTGGGATCGGCGCACCGGGCTCCCCGTGCACCGCGCCATCGTGTGGCAGGACACGCGCACCCAGGACATCGTGGATCGTCTCGCGGCGGACGGCGGCACGGATCGCTTCGCTCCGATCACGGGGCTTCCGCTCGCGAGCTACTTCTCCGCCTCCAAGATCGCGTGGATCCTGGAGCACGTCCCCGGGGCCCGGGAGCGCGCGGAGGCCGGCGAGCTGCTCTTCGGGACGACCGACAGCTGGGTGCTCTGGAACCTCACCGGCGGCCCCGAGGGCGGCGTGCACGTCACCGACGTCACGAACGCGTCGCGGACGCTGCTCATGGACCTCCGGACGCTCGCATGGCGGGAGGATCTGCTCGAGGCCTTCGGCATCCCCGCGGCGATGATGCCGGAGATCCGCTCCTCCTCTGAGGTCTACGGGGTCGCGGAGACGTCGTCCCTGCTGCGCGGCACCCCGATCGCGGGCATCCTCGGCGACCAGCAGTCGGCCACCTTCGGACAGGCGGCGTTCTCCGCGGGCGAATCGAAGAACACCTACGGCACCGGATGCTTCCTCATCTTCCAGACGGGCGAGGAGATCGTCCACTCCGCGAACGGGCTCATCACGACGGTCGCCTTCCAGCTCGGCGACGGGCCGGCGCACTACGCGCTCGAGGGCTCGATCGCGGTGACGGGATCGCTCATCCAGTGGCTGCGCGACCAGCTCGGGCTCATCCGCTCCGCGCCGGAGGTGGAGCAGCTCGCGCGGACGGTGCCGGACAGCGGCGGGGTCTACTTCGTGCCGGCGTTCTCGGGCCTCTTCGCCCCCTACTGGCGCCCCGACGCTCGCGGAGCGATCGTCGGGCTCACGCGCTATTCGAACCGGGGGCACATCGCGCGCGCCGCGCTCGAGGCGGTCGCCTTCCAGACGCGCGACGTGCTCGACGCGGTGAACGCGGACGCGGGGGTGCCGCTCACGGAACTCCGCGTGGATGGCGGCATGGTCGCCAACGAGGCCCTCATGCAGTTCCAGGCCGATCTGCTCGGCGTCCCCGTGGTGCGGCCGGAGGTGACGGAGACGACGGCCCTCGGGGCCGCGTATGCGGCGGGCCTCGCCGTCGGCTTCTGGTCGGGGCTCGACGAACTGCGCGGAAAATGGCGGGAGGATCGCCGCTGGGAGCCCGCCCTCGATCCGGCCGAGCGCGAGCGCCGCGTGCGTGCGTGGCGGAAGGCCGTGACGAAGTCCATGGACTGGGTCGACGACGACACCGTCTGA
- a CDS encoding AraC family transcriptional regulator, producing MIAALNTLIAAVEERPTAGPDLDVIAARAGTTAYHLRRMFSSLTGMPLSEYVRRRRMTLAAAEVQGGAPLLEVAVRYGYGSAEAFGRAFRAVHGASPGEVRRAGGPLRTQSRIRLRLTVEGNTAMDARIVERPAFRLAGHAARVPLIHRGINPHIQAHIAALPAQEHARLRALGDGEPAGLLQVSDDVDPDFTEGSELTYLHGVALGAATRAPDDLDVLEVAAGSWVVFRASGPYPAALQECYAASAAEWFPSTSWCLRPGPSIVAVLERSEDFRTATTELWLPVERGERRDAARAGRGAERGAADAER from the coding sequence GTGATCGCCGCACTCAACACCCTCATCGCCGCCGTCGAGGAGCGTCCGACGGCCGGACCCGACCTCGACGTGATCGCCGCTCGGGCGGGCACGACCGCGTACCACCTGAGACGCATGTTCTCGTCATTGACCGGGATGCCGCTGTCGGAGTACGTGCGCCGGCGGCGGATGACGCTCGCCGCCGCCGAGGTGCAGGGCGGGGCTCCGCTGCTGGAGGTCGCGGTGCGCTACGGCTACGGCTCCGCCGAGGCCTTCGGCCGCGCCTTCCGCGCCGTGCACGGGGCGAGTCCCGGAGAGGTGCGTCGCGCAGGCGGGCCGCTCCGCACGCAATCCAGAATCAGGCTTCGCCTGACCGTCGAAGGGAACACCGCCATGGACGCACGCATCGTCGAACGCCCGGCCTTCCGGCTCGCCGGGCACGCGGCCCGGGTGCCGCTCATCCACCGGGGCATCAACCCGCACATCCAGGCGCACATCGCCGCGCTTCCGGCGCAGGAGCACGCCCGGCTGCGCGCGCTCGGCGACGGCGAGCCCGCCGGCCTGCTCCAGGTGAGCGACGACGTCGACCCCGACTTCACGGAGGGCAGCGAGCTCACCTACCTGCACGGGGTCGCGCTCGGCGCGGCGACGCGCGCGCCCGACGACCTCGACGTCCTCGAGGTCGCGGCGGGGAGCTGGGTCGTCTTCCGCGCGAGCGGGCCGTATCCCGCTGCTCTACAGGAGTGCTACGCCGCCTCCGCGGCCGAGTGGTTCCCCTCGACGTCCTGGTGCCTCCGGCCCGGACCCTCCATCGTCGCCGTGCTCGAACGGTCCGAGGACTTCCGCACGGCCACGACGGAGCTCTGGCTGCCCGTCGAGCGCGGGGAGCGCCGGGACGCCGCGCGCGCGGGGCGCGGGGCCGAGCGCGGGGCGGCCGACGCGGAGCGCTGA
- a CDS encoding metallopeptidase family protein codes for MLELSHEEFESLVADGLDSLHDDMLEQLDNVIFLVEDRPADGSDILGVYEGFSLAERGVYGYGEEPDRIILFRENLLAHCADAEELAAEIRITLVHEIAHFYGITEERIHELGWG; via the coding sequence ATGCTCGAGTTGTCGCATGAGGAGTTCGAATCGCTGGTCGCCGACGGCCTCGACTCGCTGCACGACGACATGCTCGAGCAGCTCGACAACGTCATCTTCCTCGTGGAGGATCGCCCCGCGGACGGCAGCGACATCCTGGGCGTCTACGAGGGCTTCTCCCTCGCGGAGCGGGGCGTCTACGGCTACGGCGAGGAGCCGGATCGGATCATCCTCTTCCGCGAGAACCTGCTCGCCCATTGCGCCGACGCCGAGGAGCTCGCAGCCGAGATCCGCATCACCCTCGTCCACGAGATCGCGCACTTCTACGGCATCACCGAGGAGCGCATCCACGAGCTCGGATGGGGGTGA
- a CDS encoding glycerol-3-phosphate dehydrogenase/oxidase, with protein sequence MPRRTASERRDSVSRLIDRPAADVLIIGAGINGIATFRELALQGVDVAIVDRGDFVSGASAASSHMVHGGIRYLENGELRLVQEAVQERNRLIRNAPHYVRPLRTTIPIFSTFSGVLAAPFRLLVTHGRGRPRERGALLIKVGLVIYDLFSRGGGRVPRHRFHGRAASLAQLPRLNPALKYTATYYDASMHDPERLALDVLFDGVAAGTARAGRPATESTARAANYTELVGFTDGRARLRDAGTGEEFDFAARVIVNTSGPWTDLTNAALGRPTAYMGGTKGSHIVLEHPELHAATGGREIFFEHSDGRIVLIYPLKDRVMVGTTDIDADPREDPVCTDAEIDYFLDLVGHVFPTIPVAREQIVYTFSGIRPLPRHDDTNPGFVSRDYRIEHGWLGDVRTLSLVGGKWTTFRALAEHLGDEALALLGARRRAGTRTTVIGGAAGYPQDRSARRIWIAKHGRGHDPELVERMLDRYGTKAADILAALPDPTGDLGELPAVPGYYAAEIAHLAEQEEVLHLDDLLLRRTSLAFRGGLGRESLEQLAAAAAGALGWDSARCTAETDRAEALLRRAHRVGLGTTGPLPEPGIAAGASGGRA encoded by the coding sequence ATGCCCCGTCGCACCGCCTCCGAGCGCCGGGACTCCGTGTCCCGGCTGATCGACCGACCGGCCGCCGACGTGCTCATCATCGGCGCCGGCATCAACGGCATCGCGACGTTCCGCGAGCTCGCACTGCAGGGCGTCGACGTCGCGATCGTCGACCGCGGCGACTTCGTCTCCGGGGCCTCCGCCGCCTCCAGCCACATGGTGCACGGCGGCATCCGGTATCTGGAGAACGGCGAGCTCCGCCTCGTCCAGGAGGCGGTGCAGGAGCGCAACCGCCTGATCCGCAACGCCCCGCACTACGTGCGACCGCTGCGCACCACGATCCCGATCTTCTCGACCTTCTCCGGCGTCCTCGCCGCACCGTTCCGGCTGCTCGTCACCCACGGCCGCGGTCGACCCCGGGAGCGCGGCGCGCTCCTCATCAAGGTCGGACTCGTCATCTACGACCTCTTCTCGCGCGGCGGCGGCCGGGTGCCCCGCCATCGCTTCCACGGTCGCGCGGCCTCCCTCGCGCAGCTGCCGCGGCTCAATCCGGCGCTCAAGTACACCGCGACGTACTACGACGCGTCGATGCACGATCCCGAGCGGCTCGCGCTGGACGTGCTCTTCGACGGCGTCGCGGCCGGAACCGCGCGCGCGGGGCGTCCCGCGACCGAGTCGACGGCTCGCGCCGCGAACTACACCGAGCTCGTCGGCTTCACCGACGGCCGCGCCCGACTGCGCGATGCCGGCACCGGCGAGGAGTTCGACTTCGCCGCGCGCGTGATCGTGAACACGAGCGGTCCGTGGACGGACCTCACGAACGCCGCCCTCGGCCGCCCGACGGCCTACATGGGAGGGACGAAGGGCTCGCACATCGTGCTCGAGCATCCCGAGCTGCACGCCGCGACCGGCGGACGCGAGATCTTCTTCGAGCACTCGGACGGGCGCATCGTGCTCATCTACCCGCTCAAGGACCGGGTCATGGTCGGCACCACGGACATCGACGCCGACCCGCGCGAGGACCCCGTGTGCACCGACGCCGAGATCGACTACTTCCTCGACCTCGTCGGGCACGTCTTCCCCACGATCCCCGTCGCGCGCGAGCAGATCGTCTACACCTTCTCCGGCATCCGCCCGCTCCCCCGGCACGACGACACCAACCCGGGTTTCGTCTCCCGCGACTACCGCATCGAGCACGGCTGGCTGGGCGACGTCCGCACGCTGAGCCTCGTCGGCGGGAAGTGGACGACGTTCCGAGCGCTCGCCGAGCATCTCGGGGACGAGGCGCTCGCCCTGCTCGGCGCGAGACGGCGCGCCGGGACGCGCACGACCGTCATCGGCGGCGCCGCGGGGTACCCCCAGGACCGCTCGGCGCGCCGCATCTGGATCGCGAAGCACGGTCGGGGCCACGACCCGGAGCTCGTCGAGCGGATGCTCGACCGCTACGGCACGAAGGCGGCCGATATCCTCGCGGCGCTCCCCGATCCGACCGGGGATCTCGGCGAGCTCCCCGCCGTGCCCGGGTACTACGCCGCCGAGATCGCGCACCTCGCCGAGCAGGAGGAGGTGCTGCACCTCGACGACCTGCTGCTGCGGCGCACCTCCCTCGCCTTCCGCGGCGGGCTCGGGCGGGAGAGCCTCGAGCAGCTCGCCGCCGCCGCGGCCGGCGCGCTCGGCTGGGACTCGGCGCGCTGCACCGCCGAGACGGATCGCGCAGAGGCGCTGCTCCGTCGGGCGCACCGGGTGGGGCTCGGCACGACCGGCCCGCTCCCCGAACCCGGGATCGCCGCGGGGGCATCGGGAGGTCGGGCATGA
- the clpS gene encoding ATP-dependent Clp protease adapter ClpS, whose product MDATRTDRDADGRLLSAERVWQTVVWDDPVNLMSYVAYVFQTHFGFAKEHAEELMLRVHHRGHAVVAEGGREAMEMHVEAMHGYGLWATVRQAGES is encoded by the coding sequence ATGGACGCCACGCGGACGGACCGGGACGCGGACGGTCGGCTGCTCTCGGCCGAACGGGTGTGGCAGACCGTGGTCTGGGACGACCCGGTCAACCTCATGTCGTACGTCGCGTACGTCTTCCAGACGCACTTCGGCTTCGCGAAGGAGCACGCGGAGGAACTCATGCTCCGCGTCCACCACCGCGGGCACGCGGTCGTGGCGGAGGGCGGACGGGAGGCCATGGAGATGCACGTGGAGGCGATGCACGGCTACGGACTCTGGGCCACGGTGCGCCAGGCGGGGGAATCGTGA
- the dinB gene encoding DNA polymerase IV translates to MQHAERTVASMLHVDMDSFFVSVELLERPELRGRPVAAAHDTSRSVVSSASYEARRFGVRSAMPVAQAKRLCPQLVLLPPSFDKYRTASRAVMRIFEEFTPLVEPLSIDEAFLDVAGSIRLFGPPAEIARQLRVRVRERTGLPASVGLAGTKFVAKLASQRAKPDGILEIPPERTLDFLHPLPVRAMWGVGQATARALESRAIRTVADLAAEPLPALERIIGKASARKLHDLSHGRDARAVETRRVEKSIGHEETFPRDVVDPAVLQRELLRLATRTGERLRAAGLEARTVSIKVRWESFETVTRSRTLAEPTNATRRISATARELFAALPGSRPVRLIGVRAEQLIPEGSEPASLWSDDEGWRAVDTAVDEVRGRFGAGGVTSASLLTGRGDVVDPRSLEPPV, encoded by the coding sequence ATGCAGCACGCGGAGCGGACAGTCGCCTCGATGCTGCACGTCGACATGGACTCCTTCTTCGTCTCCGTCGAGCTCCTCGAGCGGCCGGAGCTGCGGGGGCGCCCCGTCGCCGCGGCGCACGACACGTCCCGCTCGGTCGTCTCGAGCGCGAGCTACGAGGCCAGGCGCTTCGGCGTGCGCTCGGCCATGCCCGTCGCGCAGGCGAAGCGGCTGTGCCCGCAACTCGTGCTCCTGCCGCCGAGCTTCGACAAGTACCGCACCGCCTCCCGCGCCGTGATGCGCATCTTCGAGGAGTTCACGCCCCTCGTCGAGCCGCTGAGCATCGATGAGGCCTTCCTCGACGTCGCCGGGTCGATCCGGCTGTTCGGTCCGCCGGCGGAGATCGCGCGGCAGCTGCGCGTCCGGGTGCGCGAGCGCACGGGGCTCCCGGCATCGGTCGGTCTCGCGGGCACGAAGTTCGTGGCGAAGCTCGCGTCGCAGCGCGCGAAGCCCGACGGCATCCTCGAGATCCCGCCCGAGCGCACCCTCGACTTCCTGCACCCCCTGCCGGTGCGCGCCATGTGGGGCGTCGGGCAGGCCACGGCCCGCGCGCTGGAGTCGCGCGCCATCCGCACGGTGGCGGATCTCGCGGCCGAGCCGCTGCCGGCGCTCGAGCGCATCATCGGCAAGGCGAGCGCTCGCAAGCTCCACGATCTCTCCCACGGGAGGGACGCCCGCGCCGTTGAGACCCGCAGGGTCGAGAAGAGCATCGGCCACGAGGAGACGTTCCCGAGGGACGTCGTCGACCCCGCCGTACTCCAGCGGGAACTGCTCCGCCTCGCGACGCGCACGGGGGAGCGGCTGCGGGCCGCCGGGCTCGAGGCGCGCACGGTGTCGATCAAGGTGCGCTGGGAGTCCTTCGAGACCGTGACGCGCTCGCGCACGCTCGCGGAGCCGACGAATGCGACCCGGCGGATCAGCGCGACGGCGCGCGAGCTCTTCGCCGCCCTGCCGGGCTCCCGCCCGGTGCGGCTCATCGGGGTGCGCGCCGAGCAGCTCATTCCGGAGGGCAGCGAACCGGCGTCGCTGTGGAGCGACGACGAGGGCTGGCGCGCGGTCGACACGGCAGTCGACGAGGTGCGCGGCCGTTTCGGCGCCGGCGGCGTGACCTCCGCGAGCCTCCTCACCGGGAGGGGCGACGTCGTCGATCCGCGCTCGCTCGAGCCACCGGTCTAA
- the orn gene encoding oligoribonuclease, translating to MSNTPAEQIVWIDCEMTGLDVDRDGLCEIAVIVTDFALAPLDPGFEIVIHPGAEALAHMNDFVRGMHEHSGLLPRIETGASLAEAEEQVLAYLARFVTAGRRPLVAGNTIGMDRRFISKYLPKLDERLHYRSIDVSTIKELSRRWYAPAYFGAPEKRGGHRALADIAESIQELAYFRSAVMVDGPGPDKAAAAALSHAASERYAPLIDGPSASAGEAPLVADDSPAA from the coding sequence GTGTCGAACACACCGGCGGAACAGATCGTCTGGATCGACTGCGAGATGACCGGCCTCGACGTCGACCGGGACGGCCTCTGCGAGATCGCGGTGATCGTCACGGACTTCGCGCTCGCGCCCCTCGACCCGGGCTTCGAGATCGTCATCCACCCCGGCGCCGAGGCGCTCGCCCACATGAACGACTTCGTGCGCGGCATGCACGAGCACTCGGGGCTGCTCCCCCGCATCGAGACCGGCGCGAGTCTCGCGGAGGCCGAGGAGCAGGTGCTCGCCTACCTCGCGCGCTTCGTGACGGCCGGCCGCCGCCCCCTCGTCGCGGGCAACACCATCGGCATGGACCGCCGCTTCATCTCCAAGTACCTGCCGAAGCTCGACGAACGTCTGCACTACCGCAGCATCGACGTCTCGACGATCAAGGAGCTCAGCCGGCGCTGGTACGCCCCCGCCTACTTCGGCGCCCCGGAGAAGCGCGGCGGCCACCGGGCGCTCGCCGACATCGCGGAGTCGATCCAGGAGCTCGCCTACTTCCGCTCCGCCGTGATGGTCGACGGTCCCGGACCCGACAAGGCCGCCGCGGCGGCGCTGTCCCACGCGGCGAGCGAACGCTACGCCCCGCTCATCGACGGCCCGTCCGCATCGGCGGGCGAGGCGCCCCTCGTCGCGGACGACTCCCCCGCCGCCTGA
- the gatB gene encoding Asp-tRNA(Asn)/Glu-tRNA(Gln) amidotransferase subunit GatB: MAKTKLMDFERALELFEPVIGLEVHVELNTQTKMFSTAPNVFGSEPNTNLAPVCLGLPGSLPVLNHEAVRSSISLGLALGCEIAERSGFARKNYFYPDMGKNYQISQYDDPIAFDGSVEIELAGGRVVHVPIERAHMEEDAGKLTHVGGSTGRIQGAEYSLVDYNRAGVPLVEIVTRPIFGGEADTPEIAAAYVSTIRDIVVALGISDARMERGNIRCDANVSLRPRGNEGAGMRVLGTRTETKNVNSLRSVERAVRFEIQRQAQILSEGGAITQETRHWHEDTGETSPGRPKSDADDYRYFPEPDLAPLTPSRELVEELRAALPEHPTLRRRRLREAWGFSALEFQDVVNAGLIGDIEATVAAGVAPQAARKWWMGEIARIAKERSAAPAELITPEQLASVVALVDAGTLNDKLARQVIAGLIDGEGTAAEIVEARGLAIVSDDGALIAAVDAALAEQPDVLAKIRDGKVQAAGAIIGAVMKAMRGQADAAKVREIVLERAGA; this comes from the coding sequence ATGGCGAAGACGAAGCTCATGGACTTCGAGCGCGCGCTCGAGCTCTTCGAACCCGTGATCGGCCTCGAGGTGCACGTCGAGCTGAACACGCAGACGAAGATGTTCAGCACGGCGCCCAACGTCTTCGGCTCGGAGCCGAACACGAACCTCGCACCGGTGTGCCTCGGACTCCCCGGCTCCCTGCCCGTCCTCAACCACGAGGCCGTGCGCTCCTCGATCAGCCTGGGCCTCGCGCTCGGCTGCGAGATCGCCGAGCGCTCGGGCTTCGCCCGGAAGAACTACTTCTACCCGGACATGGGCAAGAACTACCAGATCTCGCAGTACGACGACCCGATCGCCTTCGACGGATCCGTCGAGATCGAGCTCGCCGGCGGCCGCGTCGTGCACGTGCCGATCGAACGTGCGCACATGGAGGAGGACGCCGGCAAACTGACCCACGTCGGCGGCTCGACCGGCCGCATCCAGGGCGCCGAGTACTCCCTCGTCGATTACAACCGGGCCGGTGTGCCGCTCGTGGAGATCGTGACCCGTCCGATCTTCGGCGGTGAGGCCGATACGCCCGAGATCGCGGCGGCCTACGTGTCGACCATCCGAGACATCGTCGTGGCCCTCGGTATCTCGGATGCGCGGATGGAGCGCGGCAACATCCGCTGCGACGCCAACGTCTCGCTGCGTCCGCGCGGCAACGAGGGCGCCGGGATGCGCGTCCTCGGCACCCGCACGGAGACGAAGAACGTGAACTCGCTGCGGTCGGTCGAGCGCGCCGTGCGCTTCGAGATCCAGCGCCAGGCGCAGATCCTCAGCGAGGGCGGGGCGATCACGCAGGAGACGCGGCACTGGCACGAGGATACGGGGGAGACCTCGCCCGGACGGCCCAAGAGCGACGCGGACGACTACCGCTACTTCCCCGAGCCCGACCTCGCCCCGCTCACGCCGTCGCGCGAGCTGGTCGAGGAGCTGCGCGCGGCGCTCCCCGAGCATCCGACGCTCCGCCGACGCCGGCTGCGCGAGGCGTGGGGCTTCTCGGCCCTCGAGTTCCAGGACGTCGTCAACGCGGGCCTCATCGGTGACATCGAGGCCACGGTCGCCGCGGGCGTCGCGCCGCAGGCCGCGCGCAAGTGGTGGATGGGCGAGATCGCCCGCATCGCCAAGGAGCGCTCGGCCGCCCCGGCCGAGCTGATCACGCCCGAGCAGCTCGCCTCGGTCGTGGCGCTCGTCGATGCGGGCACGCTGAACGACAAGCTCGCGCGGCAGGTCATCGCCGGCCTGATCGACGGCGAGGGCACCGCCGCCGAGATCGTCGAGGCCCGCGGCCTCGCGATCGTCTCCGACGACGGCGCGCTCATCGCGGCCGTCGACGCGGCGCTCGCCGAGCAGCCCGACGTCCTCGCGAAGATCCGCGACGGCAAGGTGCAGGCCGCCGGCGCCATCATCGGCGCGGTGATGAAGGCCATGCGCGGGCAGGCGGATGCGGCGAAGGTGCGCGAGATCGTGCTGGAGCGCGCCGGGGCGTAG
- the def gene encoding peptide deformylase, whose translation MAVLPIVISGEPVLHRPAAPVTEFDAGLRRLVDDMFETTIAAPGVGLAAPQVGVDARVFVWMYEDQDEAASRGVAVNPELWIAPLEPGLPGEEEVEGCLSFPGERFALRRSPRALLRAQDVDGEPFEVRASGWFARILQHEYDHLDGLLYVDRLVHPENRGAQKAQRRNGWGKPGLSWLPGVDHLED comes from the coding sequence ATGGCTGTTCTTCCGATCGTGATCTCCGGTGAGCCCGTGCTGCACCGTCCCGCCGCGCCCGTCACCGAGTTCGATGCGGGGCTGCGGCGCCTCGTCGACGACATGTTCGAGACCACGATCGCGGCGCCCGGCGTGGGGCTGGCCGCGCCGCAGGTCGGGGTCGACGCGCGGGTCTTCGTCTGGATGTACGAGGATCAGGACGAGGCCGCGTCTCGCGGGGTCGCCGTCAATCCGGAGCTCTGGATCGCGCCGCTCGAGCCGGGCCTGCCGGGGGAGGAGGAGGTCGAGGGCTGCCTCTCGTTCCCGGGGGAGCGCTTCGCGCTGCGCCGTTCGCCGCGCGCGCTGCTGCGGGCGCAGGACGTCGACGGCGAACCGTTCGAGGTTCGGGCGAGCGGCTGGTTCGCCCGGATCCTGCAGCACGAGTACGACCACCTCGACGGGCTGCTCTACGTCGACCGTCTCGTCCACCCGGAGAATCGGGGCGCCCAGAAGGCGCAGCGGCGCAACGGATGGGGCAAGCCGGGCCTCAGCTGGTTGCCCGGGGTGGACCACCTCGAGGACTGA
- a CDS encoding SDR family oxidoreductase — MARGITDIEIPDLRGRRAVVTGASDGMGLRIAARLAAAGAEVVLPVRNARKGDAALAAIRETAPGALVSTRGLDLSSLASVTALGEALRAEGRAVHLLINNAGVMTPPERQETADGFELQFGTNHLGHFALVAELLPLLIAGRARVVSQISVAADQHGINWGDPNWERSYHGRRAYSQSKIALGLCALELDRRSRAGGWGITSSLSHPGVAPTNLLAARPELGRGRETPLRAVIRTLSARGLVFGTVESAGLPALLAATVPDAESGSLFGPSGFRHLGGPPARQALFGRLRSPEDAARIWRLSEDLTGRRLAPAGG, encoded by the coding sequence ATGGCGCGCGGCATCACGGATATCGAGATCCCCGATCTGCGCGGAAGGCGCGCCGTCGTCACAGGGGCGAGCGACGGCATGGGGCTGCGCATCGCCGCGCGCCTGGCCGCGGCCGGCGCCGAGGTGGTGCTTCCCGTCAGGAACGCGCGCAAGGGGGACGCCGCGCTCGCCGCGATCCGCGAGACCGCACCCGGGGCGCTGGTCTCGACGCGCGGTCTGGACCTGTCCTCGCTCGCCTCCGTCACGGCCCTCGGCGAGGCGCTGCGCGCCGAGGGGCGCGCCGTCCACCTGCTCATCAACAACGCCGGGGTCATGACGCCGCCGGAGCGCCAGGAGACGGCGGATGGCTTCGAACTGCAGTTCGGCACGAACCACCTCGGACACTTCGCGCTCGTGGCCGAGCTGCTTCCGCTGCTCATCGCCGGTCGGGCGCGCGTCGTCTCGCAGATCAGCGTCGCGGCCGATCAGCACGGGATCAACTGGGGCGACCCGAACTGGGAGCGCTCCTACCACGGTCGACGCGCCTACAGCCAGTCGAAGATCGCACTCGGTCTCTGCGCGCTCGAACTCGATCGGCGCAGTCGCGCGGGCGGATGGGGGATCACGAGCAGCCTCTCGCACCCCGGGGTCGCCCCGACCAATCTGCTGGCCGCGCGTCCGGAGCTCGGACGCGGCCGCGAGACGCCGTTGCGCGCGGTGATCCGCACGCTGTCGGCGCGCGGTCTCGTCTTCGGCACGGTGGAGTCCGCCGGGCTGCCCGCGCTCCTGGCGGCGACCGTGCCCGATGCCGAGAGCGGGAGCCTCTTCGGCCCGAGCGGCTTCCGGCACCTGGGCGGGCCGCCGGCGAGGCAGGCGCTCTTCGGCAGACTGCGCTCGCCGGAGGACGCGGCGCGGATCTGGCGGCTCTCGGAGGATCTCACGGGTCGGCGCCTCGCGCCCGCGGGCGGGTGA
- a CDS encoding DUF2017 family protein: protein MKLLPVPGEGLRILLEHDEAVMLDQLITQLTQLLESHSGTALDPDPLFASLEVGGSDLTPEDPALARLFPDAYTGDEDAGQFRRVTEQGLLNRKLQDAMHVTSALGVRDHETPDGGGFVEVEITAETMPPWVRTVTALRLAIAARIGLDEAEDHDRLLADEETRGTVLVFDWLAAILESVLTIMAAEPGEPLRLGGGLDADADLETSADPEEGADPETSADPEGDADPETDADPEGDADSAEGGDGAEGDR, encoded by the coding sequence GTGAAGCTCCTCCCCGTCCCGGGCGAGGGACTGCGGATCCTGCTCGAACACGACGAGGCCGTCATGCTCGACCAGCTCATCACGCAGCTCACCCAGCTCCTCGAGAGCCACAGCGGCACCGCGCTCGATCCCGATCCTCTCTTCGCGAGCCTCGAGGTGGGCGGCTCCGACCTCACGCCGGAGGACCCGGCGCTCGCGCGCCTCTTCCCCGACGCCTACACGGGCGACGAGGATGCGGGGCAGTTCCGGCGCGTGACGGAGCAGGGCCTCCTCAATCGCAAGCTGCAGGACGCGATGCACGTCACCTCGGCGCTCGGGGTCCGGGATCACGAGACTCCAGACGGCGGCGGCTTCGTCGAGGTCGAGATCACCGCCGAGACGATGCCGCCCTGGGTGCGGACCGTCACGGCGCTGCGGCTCGCCATCGCGGCGCGGATCGGGCTCGACGAGGCCGAGGACCACGACCGGCTGCTCGCGGACGAGGAGACCCGCGGCACCGTGCTCGTCTTCGACTGGCTGGCCGCGATCCTGGAATCGGTGCTGACCATCATGGCGGCCGAACCGGGCGAGCCGCTCCGGCTCGGCGGGGGGCTCGATGCCGACGCGGATCTCGAGACGAGCGCGGATCCCGAGGAGGGTGCGGATCCCGAGACGAGCGCGGATCCCGAGGGGGACGCGGATCCCGAGACGGACGCGGATCCCGAGGGCGACGCGGATTCCGCCGAGGGCGGCGACGGCGCCGAGGGCGACCGTTAG